The proteins below come from a single Polymorphobacter fuscus genomic window:
- the mutM gene encoding bifunctional DNA-formamidopyrimidine glycosylase/DNA-(apurinic or apyrimidinic site) lyase: MPELPEVETVMRGLAPVWMGQRFARITLNRADLRRPFPDGLGQRLTGAVVTGCRRRAKYGLVDTDRGDTMIVHLGMSGRMRVDPEAIGKHDHVVFETGNGRQVAFNDARRFGSIDLVETSAVAAHPLLAGLGPEPLGPDFGAAMLAAAFRGRMAPAKALLLDQRIVAGLGNIYVCEALFRAGIHPGRAGGQVAARRISLLVDSVRAVLLEAIAAGGSSLRDHAAPDGTLGYFQKGFQVYGQEGKPCPVCARPVQRIVQSGRSSFFCARCQR, encoded by the coding sequence ATGCCCGAACTGCCCGAAGTCGAAACGGTGATGCGCGGGCTGGCGCCGGTGTGGATGGGGCAGCGCTTTGCCCGCATCACGCTCAACCGCGCAGATCTGCGGCGGCCGTTCCCCGACGGCCTGGGGCAGCGGTTGACCGGCGCCGTGGTGACCGGCTGTCGGCGCCGCGCCAAATACGGGCTGGTGGATACCGACCGCGGCGACACGATGATCGTGCATCTGGGCATGTCGGGGCGGATGCGGGTCGATCCGGAGGCGATCGGCAAGCACGACCATGTGGTGTTCGAAACCGGCAACGGCCGGCAGGTGGCGTTCAACGACGCCCGCCGTTTCGGCTCGATCGACCTTGTCGAGACATCGGCAGTGGCGGCCCACCCCTTGCTGGCGGGGCTGGGGCCGGAGCCGCTGGGGCCCGATTTCGGCGCGGCGATGCTCGCGGCGGCGTTCCGGGGGCGAATGGCGCCGGCCAAGGCGCTGCTGCTCGATCAGCGTATCGTTGCCGGCCTCGGCAATATCTATGTCTGCGAGGCGCTATTCCGCGCCGGCATCCACCCGGGGCGGGCTGGCGGGCAGGTGGCGGCGCGGCGCATCAGTCTGCTGGTCGATTCGGTGCGCGCGGTGCTGCTGGAAGCGATCGCCGCGGGCGGATCGAGCCTGCGCGACCATGCGGCGCCCGACGGCACGCTCGGCTATTTCCAGAAGGGCTTTCAGGTCTATGGGCAGGAAGGCAAACCCTGCCCGGTGTGCGCGCGGCCGGTGCAGCGCATCGTCCAGTCGGGGCGGTCGAGCTTCTTCTGCGCGCGCTGCCAACGCTGA
- a CDS encoding transglycosylase domain-containing protein, with amino-acid sequence MIRFFAFIAKAVLLAAVAGALALVVAVAIAYTTLPGFDEMMRSPNGQSVEIRGDDNSVLVSLGPSYGEWLPYARIPETMTGAMIAVEDRRFWMHPGVDPIGMARAFVVNSRAGRSVQGASTISQQLARNIFLTSNKTYARKGRELILALALERKFTKEALLELYLNRVYFGGGAYGIDAASRKFFGHSAASLSLEEAAIIAGLVKAPSRYAPSADAEAARRRADTVIATMVDSGAITPAEAAGAEMDVVRFAAQPRQNGARYFTDWVLSEVENLTDEAVESLQIATTLNPDGQRAAEAAIAAETPPGAQGALVAMARDGAVKAMVGGRDYVTSNYNRAVAARRQPGSAFKFFVYAAAIEDGIGPDDTLVDRPTRIGNWSPRNSNGRFVGTVTVRNAFAQSINTVAVQLGQRVGFDTVADMARRFGITTPIDRRPAMVLGASDVTLLEMTQAYAAVAAGGVEARPYAITRITTGSGKVLYEREADAPRVIVAPYVAAKMTELMQAAVETGTGRAAQIGRPLAGKTGTTSSNKDGWFLGFTNELTTGVWMGRDDARAVGGLAGGRAPARAFAAYMARAVGGTPPAPLVTDTGTDAAIIEPDDQVYGITDDATAPGVNDTADGAPPVIEDLRPPPSPQRSDVRSGIDDRWLDEKLAEPLPPPPQ; translated from the coding sequence GTGATCCGATTTTTCGCGTTCATCGCCAAGGCGGTGCTGCTCGCTGCGGTTGCCGGCGCGCTGGCGCTCGTCGTGGCCGTCGCCATCGCCTATACGACGCTGCCGGGCTTTGACGAGATGATGCGGTCGCCCAACGGGCAATCGGTCGAAATTCGCGGTGACGACAACAGCGTGCTCGTCTCCTTGGGCCCCAGCTATGGCGAATGGCTGCCCTATGCCCGCATTCCCGAGACGATGACCGGCGCCATGATCGCCGTGGAGGATCGCCGCTTCTGGATGCACCCGGGCGTCGATCCCATCGGCATGGCGCGCGCCTTCGTCGTCAACAGCCGCGCCGGCCGCAGCGTCCAGGGTGCCTCGACGATCAGCCAGCAGCTGGCGCGCAACATCTTCCTGACGTCGAACAAGACCTATGCGCGCAAGGGGCGCGAGCTGATCCTGGCGCTGGCGCTGGAACGCAAGTTCACCAAGGAGGCCTTGCTCGAACTCTATCTCAACCGCGTCTATTTCGGCGGCGGCGCCTATGGCATCGACGCCGCATCGCGCAAGTTCTTCGGTCATTCGGCAGCATCGCTCAGCCTCGAAGAGGCCGCGATCATCGCCGGCCTCGTCAAGGCACCGTCGCGCTACGCCCCTTCGGCCGATGCCGAGGCCGCGCGCCGCCGCGCCGACACCGTCATTGCCACCATGGTCGATTCGGGCGCCATCACCCCGGCCGAAGCCGCTGGGGCCGAAATGGACGTCGTCCGCTTCGCCGCCCAGCCGCGCCAGAACGGCGCCCGCTATTTCACCGACTGGGTGCTCTCCGAAGTCGAGAACCTGACCGACGAGGCGGTCGAATCGCTCCAGATCGCCACCACGCTCAATCCCGATGGCCAGCGCGCCGCCGAAGCCGCGATTGCCGCGGAAACCCCGCCCGGTGCGCAAGGCGCGTTGGTCGCGATGGCACGCGACGGCGCCGTCAAGGCGATGGTCGGCGGGCGCGATTATGTCACCTCCAACTACAACCGCGCCGTCGCCGCCCGCCGCCAGCCCGGCTCGGCGTTCAAATTCTTCGTCTATGCCGCGGCGATCGAAGATGGCATCGGCCCCGACGACACGCTTGTCGACCGGCCGACGCGGATCGGCAACTGGAGCCCCCGCAACAGCAACGGCCGCTTCGTCGGCACCGTCACCGTGCGCAACGCCTTTGCCCAGTCGATCAACACCGTCGCGGTCCAGCTCGGCCAGCGCGTCGGCTTCGATACGGTGGCCGACATGGCGCGTCGCTTCGGCATCACCACGCCCATCGACCGCCGCCCGGCGATGGTCCTTGGCGCATCGGACGTCACGCTGCTGGAAATGACCCAGGCTTACGCCGCCGTCGCCGCCGGCGGGGTGGAAGCGCGGCCCTATGCCATCACCCGCATCACCACCGGGTCGGGCAAGGTGCTGTACGAGCGCGAGGCCGATGCCCCGCGCGTCATCGTCGCGCCCTATGTGGCCGCCAAGATGACCGAACTGATGCAGGCGGCGGTGGAAACCGGCACCGGACGCGCCGCCCAGATCGGCCGCCCGCTGGCCGGCAAGACCGGTACTACCAGTTCGAACAAGGACGGCTGGTTCCTGGGCTTCACCAACGAGCTGACGACCGGCGTCTGGATGGGCCGTGACGACGCGCGCGCCGTCGGCGGCCTTGCCGGTGGCCGCGCCCCGGCGCGCGCCTTCGCCGCCTATATGGCCCGGGCCGTCGGCGGCACGCCGCCGGCACCGCTGGTGACCGATACCGGCACCGATGCCGCGATCATCGAGCCCGACGACCAGGTCTATGGCATCACCGACGATGCCACCGCCCCCGGCGTCAACGACACCGCCGACGGCGCGCCGCCGGTCATCGAGGACCTGCGGCCGCCGCCGTCGCCGCAGCGGTCGGACGTGCGGTCGGGGATCGACGACCGCTGGCTCGACGAGAAACTCGCCGAACCGCTGCCGCCCCCGCCGCAATAG
- a CDS encoding HesA/MoeB/ThiF family protein: MNSLSDDELDRYARHLVLREVGGRGQALLRAANVAVIGAGGLGSPCLLYLAAAGVGRLTVIDDDDVALSNLQRQVLFTTADVGQPKAATAAAHLAALNPHVTVSARPVRLDAANARTLLSGHSHAADGCDSFATRLAVADAAQALAIPLVSGAVGPFDGQVATFRGHEPDLPCYRCLVGAAVDRDGLSCADTGVIGALTGVIGAMMALEVIREITGFGESLAGRLLLYDAMGARMRTVRLPKDPACPGCGLA, from the coding sequence GTGAACAGCCTTTCCGACGACGAACTCGACCGTTACGCGCGCCACCTCGTGCTGCGCGAAGTCGGTGGTCGCGGCCAGGCGCTGCTCAGGGCCGCCAATGTCGCGGTCATCGGCGCCGGCGGCCTCGGCAGCCCTTGCCTTCTCTATCTTGCCGCCGCCGGCGTCGGCCGGCTGACCGTGATCGACGATGATGATGTCGCGCTCAGCAACCTGCAGCGCCAGGTCCTGTTCACCACCGCCGATGTCGGACAGCCCAAGGCCGCGACCGCCGCGGCCCACCTGGCAGCGCTCAACCCGCATGTCACCGTCTCCGCAAGGCCTGTTCGGCTCGACGCCGCCAACGCCCGCACCCTGCTGTCGGGTCACAGCCATGCCGCCGATGGCTGCGACAGCTTTGCCACCCGCCTGGCGGTCGCCGACGCGGCGCAGGCGCTCGCCATCCCGCTCGTCTCGGGCGCCGTCGGCCCGTTCGACGGCCAGGTCGCCACCTTCAGGGGCCATGAACCCGATTTGCCCTGCTATCGCTGCCTCGTCGGTGCCGCTGTCGATCGCGACGGGCTCAGCTGCGCCGACACCGGCGTCATCGGCGCGCTCACCGGCGTCATCGGCGCGATGATGGCGCTGGAGGTCATCCGCGAAATCACCGGCTTTGGCGAAAGCCTTGCCGGCCGCCTGCTGCTCTACGACGCCATGGGCGCGCGCATGCGCACGGTCCGGCTGCCCAAGGATCCGGCGTGTCCGGGCTGCGGCCTGGCGTAA
- the dut gene encoding dUTP diphosphatase has product MIAIPIHILPHGEGLPLPDYATPGAAGLDAVAAVTDPYRLAPGDRFAVPLGFAMAIPAGYEVQVRPRSGLALKHGLTVPNAPGTIDSDYRGEVKALLVNLGSEAFVIERGMRICQLVPAAVTRAALTPVASLEDTSRGTGGFGSTGV; this is encoded by the coding sequence ATGATCGCCATCCCCATCCACATTCTGCCCCACGGCGAAGGCCTGCCGCTGCCGGACTATGCCACCCCCGGCGCTGCCGGGCTGGACGCTGTCGCTGCCGTCACCGACCCCTATCGTCTCGCGCCTGGCGATCGCTTTGCCGTCCCGCTTGGCTTTGCGATGGCGATTCCGGCCGGCTATGAGGTGCAGGTCCGCCCGCGCTCCGGCCTGGCGCTCAAGCACGGCCTCACCGTTCCCAATGCGCCGGGGACCATCGACAGCGATTACCGCGGCGAAGTGAAGGCGTTGCTCGTCAACCTGGGGTCGGAAGCCTTTGTCATCGAACGCGGCATGCGCATCTGCCAGCTTGTCCCGGCGGCCGTCACCCGCGCTGCGCTCACTCCCGTCGCCAGCCTCGAAGACACCAGCCGCGGCACCGGCGGCTTCGGCTCCACCGGCGTGTGA
- a CDS encoding class I SAM-dependent methyltransferase codes for MIDTPDTVSFGYTQVAPQEKTRRVGEVFASVAKRYDIMNDLMSAGMHRVWKDDFVRALKPRAGERILDMAGGTGDIAFRIARSGADVTVADINPHMLEVGIERAAKKGITSLVWREENAETLSFPDRSFDAYTIAFGIRNVTDIPAALSEAHRVLGFGGRFFCLEFSTTEWPGFGEAYDLYSEKLVPRIGKAVAGDADSYRYLIESIRRFPRMPDFAAMIEAAGFRNVKYRPILGGAVAIHSGWKV; via the coding sequence ATGATCGACACCCCCGATACCGTCAGCTTCGGCTATACCCAGGTCGCCCCCCAGGAAAAGACTCGCCGGGTCGGGGAGGTCTTCGCGTCGGTCGCCAAGCGCTACGACATCATGAACGACCTGATGTCGGCGGGCATGCACCGCGTCTGGAAGGACGATTTCGTTCGCGCGTTGAAGCCGCGCGCCGGAGAACGCATCCTCGACATGGCCGGCGGCACCGGCGACATCGCCTTCCGCATCGCCCGATCGGGCGCCGATGTGACGGTGGCCGACATCAACCCGCACATGCTCGAAGTCGGTATTGAACGCGCCGCCAAAAAGGGCATCACCAGCCTCGTCTGGCGCGAGGAAAATGCCGAAACCCTGTCATTCCCCGATCGCAGCTTCGATGCCTATACGATCGCCTTTGGCATCCGCAACGTCACCGATATTCCGGCAGCGCTCAGCGAAGCCCATCGCGTTCTCGGCTTCGGCGGGCGGTTCTTCTGCCTCGAATTTTCCACCACCGAATGGCCGGGCTTCGGCGAGGCCTATGACCTTTATTCCGAAAAGCTTGTGCCGCGCATCGGCAAGGCGGTGGCCGGCGACGCCGACAGCTATCGCTACCTCATCGAATCGATCCGCCGTTTCCCGCGCATGCCCGACTTTGCCGCGATGATCGAAGCCGCAGGCTTTCGGAACGTCAAATACCGGCCCATCCTGGGCGGCGCCGTCGCCATCCACAGCGGCTGGAAAGTCTGA
- the queG gene encoding tRNA epoxyqueuosine(34) reductase QueG: MTDNAALRLGLAAEAERLGFAAFGIAPADAAPLAGARLRQWLADGCHGDMHWMAETVDRRASTTGLWPEVRSVVMLGTRYAPGLDPLRHAAHPETGVISIYALGSDYHDAIKKRLKALARWLVAAVPDQPLKVFVDTAPVMEKPLAAAAGLGWQGKHTNLVSRSEGSWLFLGALMTTIALPVDAPHKDHCGSCDRCQQACPTGAFPAPYRLDARRCISYLTIEHKGPVPDEFRAAMGNRIYGCDDCLAACPWNRFARAARDMAFRPRAELVAPRLADLLLLDDAGFRQLFSGSPIKRIGRDRMVRNCLYAAGSSGNAGLLPQVLALCGDADAGVADAAAWAAARLSAPQPSALTASAIST; the protein is encoded by the coding sequence TTGACCGATAACGCGGCACTGCGCCTCGGCCTTGCCGCCGAGGCCGAACGACTGGGCTTTGCCGCCTTCGGGATCGCACCCGCCGATGCGGCGCCGCTGGCCGGCGCGCGGTTGCGGCAATGGCTGGCGGATGGCTGCCATGGCGACATGCACTGGATGGCGGAAACCGTCGACCGCCGCGCCTCCACGACCGGGCTGTGGCCGGAGGTCAGGTCGGTGGTCATGCTCGGCACACGCTATGCGCCGGGGCTCGACCCGTTGCGCCATGCGGCGCATCCGGAAACCGGGGTCATCTCCATCTATGCGCTCGGCAGCGATTATCATGACGCCATCAAGAAGCGGCTGAAGGCGCTGGCGCGCTGGCTGGTGGCGGCGGTGCCGGACCAGCCGCTGAAGGTGTTCGTCGACACGGCGCCGGTGATGGAAAAGCCGCTGGCGGCGGCGGCAGGGCTGGGCTGGCAGGGCAAGCATACCAATCTGGTCAGCCGCAGCGAGGGATCCTGGCTGTTCCTGGGTGCATTGATGACGACGATCGCCCTGCCCGTCGATGCCCCGCACAAGGACCATTGCGGGTCGTGCGACCGTTGCCAGCAGGCGTGTCCTACCGGCGCCTTTCCGGCGCCCTATCGGCTCGATGCCCGGCGGTGCATTTCCTACCTGACCATCGAGCACAAGGGGCCGGTGCCGGACGAATTCCGGGCGGCGATGGGCAACCGCATCTATGGTTGCGACGATTGCCTGGCGGCCTGCCCGTGGAACCGTTTCGCCCGGGCGGCGCGGGACATGGCATTCCGGCCACGCGCGGAGCTGGTGGCGCCGCGGCTTGCCGACCTGCTGCTGCTTGATGATGCAGGGTTCCGGCAGCTGTTTTCAGGGTCGCCGATCAAACGCATCGGCCGCGACCGGATGGTGCGCAATTGCCTCTATGCCGCGGGCAGTTCGGGCAATGCGGGGCTGTTGCCGCAGGTCCTGGCACTGTGCGGCGATGCGGACGCCGGCGTCGCCGATGCGGCGGCATGGGCTGCGGCACGCCTGTCCGCGCCGCAGCCATCGGCACTCACGGCATCGGCCATTTCGACATGA
- a CDS encoding AarF/UbiB family protein, with the protein MTATVTHLWRMLVWGRALARHGALRPFESPKVPLGIRAVARIARVGTRAPVTPDFAAGLAAVGPAAVKLGQALATRPDLIGPEAALDLVRLQDSLPPLPFSTMEAVLNAAYDGDWRTRFQAIEPVPVGAASMAQVHRGVTTEGRRVAIKMLRPGIDADLARAIDTYEWAAGHIELLGGEFERLRPRAVIATFKGWTEAELDLRREAASASELAEAVQAEPDFVVPGIDWSRSSRRILVIDWIDGIKMNDSAALAALDFDRRRLAMVLVNGFLAQAIAQGFFHADMHQGNLFVIPPADGSDHAKLAVIDFGIMGRINRRARMYLAEILHGLVTGNYARVAEIHFEAGYVPPHHNVGAFATALRAVGEPIRGKRAKDVNITQLLDGLFAITRSFDMQVQPHLLLLQKTMVMVEGVALTLDPHVNMWEVAEPYVRDWVRDEMGPEAIIADSIVENVRALVQLPRLFRQYVAAHPVPGAAPEGPALPPLPTRRRGTGWSTPWLLLASGAGAAAVWLLG; encoded by the coding sequence GTGACCGCCACCGTCACCCATTTGTGGCGCATGCTGGTCTGGGGCCGGGCGCTGGCCCGCCACGGCGCGCTGCGGCCCTTTGAATCGCCGAAGGTCCCGCTCGGCATTCGCGCTGTCGCGCGCATTGCCCGGGTCGGCACCCGGGCGCCCGTTACCCCCGATTTCGCCGCCGGCCTTGCCGCCGTCGGCCCGGCCGCAGTCAAGCTCGGCCAGGCGCTGGCGACCCGGCCCGATCTCATCGGCCCCGAAGCGGCGCTCGATCTCGTCCGCCTGCAGGATTCCCTGCCACCCCTGCCGTTCAGCACGATGGAGGCGGTGCTCAACGCCGCCTATGATGGCGACTGGCGCACCCGTTTCCAGGCGATCGAGCCGGTGCCTGTCGGCGCCGCGTCGATGGCGCAGGTTCACCGCGGTGTCACGACCGAAGGCCGCCGCGTCGCCATCAAGATGTTGCGCCCGGGGATCGACGCCGATCTGGCGCGCGCCATCGACACCTATGAATGGGCGGCTGGCCATATCGAGCTGCTCGGCGGGGAATTCGAACGGCTGCGTCCCCGCGCTGTCATCGCCACCTTCAAGGGCTGGACCGAGGCCGAGCTCGACCTGCGCCGTGAAGCCGCCTCGGCGTCCGAACTTGCCGAGGCCGTCCAGGCCGAACCCGATTTCGTCGTGCCGGGGATCGACTGGTCGCGCTCCTCGCGCCGCATCCTTGTCATCGACTGGATCGACGGTATCAAGATGAACGATTCGGCGGCACTGGCAGCGCTCGATTTCGACCGCCGCCGGCTCGCCATGGTGCTGGTCAACGGCTTTCTTGCCCAGGCGATCGCGCAAGGGTTCTTCCATGCCGACATGCACCAGGGCAATCTGTTCGTCATTCCCCCGGCCGATGGCAGCGACCACGCCAAGCTCGCCGTGATCGACTTCGGCATCATGGGCCGGATCAACCGCCGCGCCCGCATGTACCTTGCCGAAATCCTGCATGGCCTCGTCACCGGCAATTATGCCCGGGTCGCGGAAATTCATTTCGAAGCCGGCTATGTGCCGCCGCACCATAATGTCGGCGCCTTCGCGACCGCGCTGCGGGCTGTCGGTGAGCCGATCCGCGGCAAGCGCGCAAAGGACGTCAACATCACCCAGTTGCTCGACGGCCTGTTCGCCATCACCCGCAGTTTCGACATGCAGGTCCAACCGCACCTGCTGCTGCTGCAAAAGACCATGGTGATGGTCGAAGGCGTGGCGTTGACGCTCGACCCCCATGTCAACATGTGGGAGGTCGCCGAACCCTATGTCCGCGACTGGGTCCGCGACGAAATGGGGCCCGAAGCAATCATCGCCGATTCGATTGTCGAAAATGTCCGCGCCCTGGTGCAATTGCCGCGGCTGTTTCGCCAATATGTCGCTGCGCACCCCGTGCCGGGGGCAGCGCCCGAAGGCCCGGCGTTGCCGCCGCTGCCGACACGGCGCCGCGGCACCGGCTGGTCAACGCCGTGGCTGTTGCTCGCCAGCGGCGCCGGCGCTGCGGCGGTCTGGCTATTGGGGTGA
- the rpsT gene encoding 30S ribosomal protein S20, with product MANTPQAEKRIRRNARRAEVNKARVSRIRTFVKRAESTIGAGDLAAAAAALAAAQPEMMRGVSKGVLHKNTVARKISRLAKRVKALEAAPAQG from the coding sequence ATGGCCAATACGCCCCAGGCTGAAAAGCGCATTCGTCGCAACGCTCGCCGCGCCGAGGTCAACAAGGCGCGGGTCAGCCGCATCCGCACCTTCGTGAAGCGCGCCGAGTCGACGATTGGCGCGGGTGATCTGGCAGCCGCCGCTGCCGCACTCGCGGCGGCGCAGCCGGAAATGATGCGCGGCGTGTCGAAGGGCGTTCTTCACAAGAACACCGTGGCGCGCAAGATTTCGCGCCTCGCCAAGCGCGTCAAGGCGCTCGAAGCAGCACCTGCCCAGGGCTGA
- a CDS encoding limonene-1,2-epoxide hydrolase family protein, whose product MTTPIETINAFMAAVAVKDYDTALRYIAPTCEYDNVPMGKVVGPDGVRAVLQPFFAPTIANEFHILRSLADGPLVFLERLDRHQLESGWVELPVTGVFEVHDGLITLWRDYFDLNTIMSKWPMP is encoded by the coding sequence ATGACGACGCCGATCGAAACCATCAACGCCTTCATGGCCGCGGTCGCGGTCAAGGATTACGACACGGCGCTGCGGTACATCGCGCCGACCTGCGAATATGACAATGTGCCGATGGGCAAGGTCGTCGGCCCAGACGGCGTCCGCGCCGTGCTCCAGCCCTTCTTCGCGCCGACGATCGCCAATGAATTCCACATCCTGCGCAGCCTCGCCGATGGCCCGCTGGTGTTTCTGGAGCGCCTCGATCGTCACCAGCTGGAGAGCGGCTGGGTCGAACTGCCGGTCACCGGCGTTTTCGAAGTCCACGACGGGCTGATCACCCTGTGGCGCGACTATTTCGACCTCAACACGATCATGTCGAAATGGCCGATGCCGTGA
- the coaBC gene encoding bifunctional phosphopantothenoylcysteine decarboxylase/phosphopantothenate--cysteine ligase CoaBC: protein MHGKTILLIVGGGIAAFKALELVRELRRAGARVIPVLTENGARFVTPLSLGALAEAHVRTSLWDLEAESTMGHIQLSRAADLVVVCPATADLMARAATGQADDLASTLLLATDTPVLMVPAMNVRMWLHHATRRNMGTLRADGVRVMDPDDGEMACGEFGPGRLPTIAAVMAEIAAQFGTRPLAGRHALVTAGPTHEAIDPVRFIGNNSSGKQGFAIADALAAAGARVTLVAGPVGLPTPAGVTRIDVTSARDMLAATEAALPADIAVMVAAVADWRVDAAAAKLKKSGDAPPVLALVENPDILATIGHAANRPRLVIGFAAETDDLLAHAAAKLARKGADWILANDVRTGVFGTDANHVHLVTAAGTEDWGAASKTAIAEQLVQRIAAAF from the coding sequence GTGCACGGCAAGACCATCCTCCTCATCGTCGGCGGCGGCATCGCTGCCTTCAAGGCGCTCGAACTGGTCCGCGAGCTGCGCCGCGCCGGGGCCCGCGTCATCCCTGTCCTGACCGAAAACGGCGCGCGGTTCGTCACCCCGCTGTCCCTCGGCGCCCTTGCCGAGGCGCATGTCCGCACCTCGCTGTGGGATCTGGAGGCCGAATCGACCATGGGCCATATCCAGCTCAGCCGCGCTGCCGACCTCGTCGTCGTCTGCCCGGCCACCGCCGATCTGATGGCGCGCGCTGCCACCGGCCAGGCCGATGACCTGGCGTCGACGCTGCTGCTCGCCACCGACACGCCGGTGCTGATGGTGCCCGCGATGAATGTGCGCATGTGGCTTCACCATGCCACGCGCCGCAATATGGGCACCCTGCGCGCCGATGGCGTGCGCGTCATGGACCCCGATGACGGCGAAATGGCGTGCGGCGAGTTCGGCCCCGGACGGCTGCCGACCATTGCAGCGGTCATGGCCGAAATCGCCGCGCAGTTCGGCACCCGGCCGCTTGCCGGCCGCCACGCACTCGTCACCGCCGGGCCGACGCACGAAGCGATCGATCCGGTGCGCTTCATCGGCAACAACTCCTCGGGCAAGCAGGGCTTCGCAATCGCCGACGCGCTCGCCGCCGCCGGCGCGCGCGTCACGCTCGTTGCCGGCCCGGTCGGGCTGCCGACGCCCGCCGGCGTCACCCGTATCGACGTTACCAGCGCCCGCGACATGCTCGCCGCCACCGAGGCGGCCCTGCCCGCCGACATCGCCGTCATGGTCGCCGCCGTCGCCGACTGGCGGGTGGACGCAGCAGCCGCCAAGCTGAAGAAGTCCGGCGACGCACCGCCGGTGCTCGCGCTGGTCGAAAACCCCGACATTCTGGCCACCATCGGCCATGCCGCCAACCGGCCCCGGCTCGTCATCGGATTTGCCGCCGAAACCGATGACCTGCTCGCCCATGCCGCCGCCAAGCTGGCACGGAAGGGCGCCGACTGGATCCTCGCCAATGATGTCCGCACCGGCGTCTTTGGTACCGACGCCAACCATGTCCATCTGGTCACAGCTGCCGGCACCGAGGACTGGGGCGCCGCCAGCAAGACCGCCATCGCCGAACAGCTTGTGCAGCGGATCGCCGCTGCCTTCTGA
- a CDS encoding DUF2853 family protein, with translation MAEDWASDVKIYSPDADDGVIAAIVRYCGIALQSTDGSLVSFSDPAETDRVRENYLKKKLALTDSDAALDAAIAAVGQRMNGDRTRNRVTVYYLLAEHFGRSGVFGADAGIAAAATRSTAPLAFAAIPPVATAGDHDHRGVAVTGWGDYVPLAVLVVGGALLLSYLGRPEPVIVAEAIVPVAAPLATGVPEGAGLVSENVDGKPFVSVYFETAKTDVTPEIAPAAAALKAYVDSHPGSTLAVSGYNDPRGDAAMNAELSKNRAIAVRTVLVRSGLPEAAVTLEKPAETTDAGTTLTNARRVDVRVIDTLIGTAPGAAPPAAPSPQ, from the coding sequence ATGGCCGAAGATTGGGCGAGCGACGTCAAAATTTACTCACCCGACGCTGATGACGGCGTCATCGCCGCGATCGTGCGATATTGCGGCATCGCGTTGCAGAGCACCGACGGTTCGCTGGTGTCGTTCAGCGACCCCGCCGAAACCGACCGGGTCCGCGAAAACTATCTGAAGAAGAAGCTGGCGTTGACCGACAGCGATGCAGCGCTCGATGCGGCCATCGCCGCCGTCGGCCAGCGCATGAACGGCGACCGCACCCGCAATCGCGTCACCGTCTATTATCTGCTTGCCGAGCATTTCGGCCGGTCGGGGGTGTTCGGAGCCGACGCCGGCATCGCCGCTGCGGCGACCCGTTCGACCGCGCCGCTGGCCTTTGCCGCAATTCCGCCGGTGGCCACCGCCGGCGACCATGATCATCGCGGCGTCGCTGTGACGGGCTGGGGGGATTATGTGCCGCTTGCGGTCCTGGTCGTCGGCGGGGCGCTGCTGCTGTCCTATCTCGGCCGCCCGGAGCCGGTGATTGTTGCCGAGGCGATCGTGCCCGTGGCGGCGCCGCTGGCTACCGGCGTCCCCGAAGGCGCCGGACTGGTCAGCGAGAATGTCGACGGCAAGCCGTTCGTTTCGGTCTATTTCGAAACTGCCAAGACCGATGTGACGCCGGAAATCGCGCCCGCGGCGGCCGCGCTCAAGGCCTATGTCGACAGCCATCCGGGCAGCACGCTCGCCGTGTCGGGATACAATGACCCGCGCGGCGATGCGGCGATGAACGCCGAATTGTCGAAGAACCGCGCCATCGCGGTGCGCACCGTGCTGGTGCGATCGGGGCTGCCCGAAGCCGCCGTCACGCTCGAAAAGCCGGCAGAGACCACCGACGCCGGCACCACCCTGACCAATGCCCGCCGGGTCGATGTGCGGGTCATCGACACGCTGATCGGGACGGCACCGGGGGCTGCGCCCCCGGCGGCGCCGTCACCCCAATAG